One stretch of Bradyrhizobium canariense DNA includes these proteins:
- a CDS encoding efflux RND transporter permease subunit, whose amino-acid sequence MTRFNLSEWALGHRAFVLFLMIASVIAGALAYRKLGREEDPSFAVKTMVVVAVWPGASIDDTLDQVTDRLEKEIQQIDSLDYTRSYTVPGKATVFVQFRDTTDPKKLPDLFYQVRKHINDIRGTFPDTLQSIGFNDQFGDVFGNVYAFTSDGLSERQLRDYVEGVRTAVLHVNDIGKTEIIGTQDEAIYLDISARKLAGLKIDIVSLIRTLRAQNAVSPSGVIQAGAEQVSVRIDGQFVSQESLKAINLRINDQFFRLSDVADIRRGYVDPSQPAFRFNGQPAIGLAIAMRKGGNLLKFGDALKTKMREIEAMLPIGVGMHLVSDQPGVVAKAVGGFTEAFLEAIAIVLLVSILSLGMRAGLVVAISIPLVLAVTFVILYVWGISLQRISLGALIIALGLLVDDAMITVEMMVARLEAGESKAAAATFAYTSTAFPMLTGTLVTIAGFLPIGFNASAAGEYTFSLFVVIAIALLISWIVAVLFAPLIGVVMLPSTLRQHDARPRRLMGLFRTMLVAAMGWRWITIGTTLVALGLAVVGARYVQQQFFPSSDRPEILVDMTLPQTSSIDETNRQMIRFEERLKNDPDVAQWSSYVGQGAIRFYLPLDQQLDNAFFGQFVIKARSLEARNRIIPRLKQFARDRFVGIDVFVHTLDLGPPVGRPIQYRLSGPDLQSVRQRALSLGSVVASNPHVDVPTFDWNEPGEVLRVEILQDKARALGITSQDIANFLNGVVGGSIITQVRDSIYLVNIIGRAQSADRHSLDTLQTLQVGLANGRIVPLLAFARIAYDIEQPIVWRRDRLPTITVRANIIDDTQPATIVDQLQPSISAFAAALPAGFSLATGGAVEESAKSQGPIADVVPVMLLVMAFLLMAQLQSFSKLALVVSVAPLGIIGVVAALLSFGAPLGFVALLGVLALIGIIIRNSVILVTQIDEYIHEGRAPWDAVVEATCHRVRPILLTAAAASLGMVPIAREIFWGPMAYAMIGGILVGTMLTLIFLPALYVAAYGIRPVSDSAGAVGAPRLNGLAEERS is encoded by the coding sequence ATGACCCGCTTCAATCTGTCGGAGTGGGCGCTTGGTCACCGCGCTTTTGTCTTATTTCTAATGATCGCTTCCGTCATTGCGGGCGCGTTGGCCTATCGCAAACTCGGTCGCGAGGAAGATCCATCCTTTGCGGTCAAGACCATGGTGGTCGTCGCCGTATGGCCGGGCGCAAGCATCGACGACACCCTCGATCAGGTCACCGACCGCCTTGAAAAGGAAATCCAGCAGATCGATTCGCTGGACTACACGCGCAGCTACACCGTTCCGGGCAAGGCGACGGTATTCGTGCAGTTCAGGGACACGACCGACCCGAAGAAGCTACCCGACCTGTTTTATCAAGTACGCAAGCACATCAACGACATCCGGGGCACTTTTCCGGATACCCTGCAAAGTATCGGTTTCAACGACCAATTCGGCGACGTCTTCGGAAACGTCTATGCCTTCACTTCGGACGGCCTGTCGGAACGGCAGCTGCGCGACTACGTCGAAGGAGTGCGCACCGCCGTGCTGCATGTCAACGACATTGGCAAGACCGAGATCATCGGAACTCAGGATGAGGCGATCTATCTCGATATCTCGGCGCGCAAGCTCGCTGGGCTCAAAATCGATATCGTTTCTCTCATAAGGACTTTGCGGGCGCAGAATGCGGTCTCTCCTTCGGGGGTCATCCAAGCGGGCGCAGAACAGGTGTCCGTACGAATAGACGGCCAATTCGTTTCACAGGAGAGCCTGAAGGCGATCAACCTTCGCATCAACGACCAGTTCTTCAGGCTGTCAGACGTTGCCGATATCCGCCGAGGCTACGTTGACCCGTCGCAGCCCGCGTTCCGCTTCAACGGCCAGCCGGCGATAGGCCTTGCGATAGCGATGCGAAAGGGCGGTAACCTCCTCAAGTTCGGCGATGCGCTAAAAACGAAGATGCGAGAGATCGAAGCGATGCTGCCAATCGGCGTCGGCATGCATCTCGTTTCCGACCAGCCTGGTGTCGTCGCAAAGGCTGTTGGCGGCTTTACCGAAGCGTTCCTCGAGGCGATCGCAATCGTCCTTCTGGTCAGCATCTTGAGTCTGGGCATGCGGGCCGGCCTCGTGGTTGCAATTTCGATCCCTCTCGTTCTGGCCGTAACGTTTGTCATTCTCTACGTATGGGGGATATCGCTGCAGCGCATCTCGCTCGGCGCGCTCATCATTGCACTGGGTTTGCTTGTCGACGACGCCATGATCACCGTCGAAATGATGGTGGCCCGGCTGGAAGCGGGAGAATCGAAGGCCGCCGCAGCGACGTTTGCCTACACGTCCACCGCTTTCCCGATGCTGACAGGTACGCTGGTCACGATCGCCGGCTTTCTGCCGATCGGATTCAATGCCAGTGCGGCCGGCGAATATACCTTCAGCCTTTTCGTCGTCATTGCGATCGCACTCCTCATCTCGTGGATCGTGGCGGTTCTGTTCGCGCCGCTCATCGGGGTTGTCATGCTGCCGTCAACCTTGCGGCAGCATGACGCGCGACCACGGCGTCTGATGGGGCTGTTCCGGACCATGCTCGTCGCCGCCATGGGCTGGCGCTGGATCACGATCGGCACAACACTGGTTGCGCTCGGTCTTGCGGTTGTCGGTGCGCGCTACGTGCAACAACAGTTCTTTCCATCCTCCGATCGGCCCGAAATCCTGGTTGACATGACACTACCCCAGACCAGCTCGATCGATGAGACGAACCGCCAGATGATCCGGTTCGAGGAACGACTGAAAAACGATCCTGATGTTGCGCAATGGAGCTCCTATGTCGGGCAAGGCGCGATCCGCTTCTATCTTCCGCTCGATCAGCAGCTCGATAACGCGTTCTTTGGCCAGTTCGTCATCAAGGCGAGATCGCTCGAAGCGCGCAACCGCATCATCCCGAGGCTAAAGCAATTCGCTCGCGACCGCTTCGTCGGCATCGACGTTTTCGTCCACACGTTGGACCTTGGTCCACCGGTCGGGCGTCCGATCCAGTATCGACTCAGCGGACCGGATCTGCAGTCCGTCCGCCAGCGGGCTTTGAGCCTAGGCAGCGTCGTAGCCAGCAATCCGCACGTCGACGTTCCGACATTCGACTGGAACGAGCCGGGTGAAGTTCTGCGCGTCGAAATCCTGCAAGATAAGGCACGAGCGCTCGGCATCACGTCGCAGGATATTGCCAACTTCCTCAACGGTGTCGTGGGCGGCTCGATCATTACTCAGGTGCGCGACTCAATCTATCTCGTCAACATCATCGGCCGTGCTCAGTCCGCCGACCGCCATTCGCTCGATACCCTTCAGACGCTGCAGGTCGGTCTCGCCAATGGCCGAATTGTACCTTTGCTCGCTTTCGCGCGCATTGCTTATGATATCGAGCAACCGATCGTCTGGCGCCGTGATCGGCTGCCGACGATCACCGTCCGCGCAAACATCATCGACGATACGCAACCGGCCACCATTGTCGATCAACTGCAGCCGTCAATCAGCGCTTTCGCCGCGGCTCTTCCCGCAGGGTTCAGCCTCGCGACCGGGGGAGCGGTCGAAGAAAGCGCCAAGTCTCAGGGACCCATAGCTGACGTAGTGCCGGTCATGCTTCTCGTCATGGCATTTCTTTTGATGGCTCAATTGCAGAGCTTCAGCAAGCTCGCACTGGTCGTCAGTGTTGCGCCGCTCGGCATCATTGGCGTGGTCGCGGCGTTGCTCTCATTCGGCGCACCGCTCGGCTTCGTCGCGCTGCTCGGCGTTTTGGCGCTCATCGGTATCATCATTCGTAATTCCGTGATCCTCGTGACCCAGATCGACGAATATATCCATGAGGGCCGGGCGCCTTGGGACGCGGTCGTCGAAGCGACGTGTCACCGTGTCCGGCCGATTCTTCTCACGGCCGCGGCGGCCAGTCTCGGTATGGTTCCGATAGCCCGGGAGATCTTCTGGGGACCGATGGCCTACGCCATGATCGGCGGCATCCTGGTTGGCACCATGCTGACATTGATCTTTTTGCCGGCGCTCTATGTCGCAGCCTACGGGATAAGGCCTGTATCTGATTCCGCAGGGGCCGTCGGTGCGCCGCGTCTGAATGGATTAGCCGAAGAACGTTCTTGA
- a CDS encoding efflux RND transporter periplasmic adaptor subunit, which yields MTSLRLGLFLSAAIGLAACSDEKTPPMPPRPVLTITVAPIATETFGPFTGTVEPRYRTQLGFRASGRIVARDVYVGDIVKNGQRLAALDPTIPQFALARAKANVADADAQLTNAEGNTERQTTLSASGSSSRAALDSAIAARDTAKARLDQARAAIRIAQEQIGYTELHANFDGVVTAWSAEVGQFVEDGQAVVTIAREDTREAAVDIPDELIGHVMPGMVCNVRLEASPEITAKARVRELDPLADPQTRSHRVLLTLVNPDPAFRLGSTITVTADHATPPKILVPAAAVLRRGVEQYVWVLSADGRSVASRTVRVASSQDEMATVSSGLEAGDKVVIVGVHSLHSGEAVAGEAARPNRGASL from the coding sequence ATGACGTCCCTGCGCCTCGGCTTGTTCCTCTCGGCTGCTATCGGTCTGGCCGCCTGCAGTGATGAGAAAACACCGCCAATGCCACCGCGTCCGGTCCTGACGATCACTGTTGCGCCGATCGCGACCGAAACCTTCGGGCCGTTCACCGGCACGGTCGAACCTCGCTATCGCACCCAGCTGGGCTTCCGGGCCTCGGGCCGCATCGTCGCGCGTGACGTCTATGTTGGGGATATCGTCAAAAACGGACAGCGGCTCGCGGCGCTTGACCCGACCATTCCGCAGTTCGCACTCGCACGCGCCAAGGCCAATGTGGCTGATGCCGATGCGCAGCTCACGAATGCAGAAGGCAATACAGAACGGCAGACCACCCTCAGCGCCAGCGGCAGCTCCAGCCGAGCTGCGCTGGATAGCGCTATCGCCGCCCGAGACACTGCGAAAGCACGGCTTGACCAAGCCAGAGCCGCAATACGCATCGCGCAAGAGCAAATTGGCTATACGGAGCTGCATGCCAATTTCGACGGCGTCGTTACCGCGTGGTCGGCCGAGGTCGGGCAGTTCGTCGAGGATGGCCAGGCGGTGGTGACGATCGCCCGCGAGGACACACGCGAGGCTGCCGTTGATATCCCCGACGAGCTGATAGGCCACGTCATGCCCGGAATGGTGTGCAACGTACGGCTCGAGGCATCACCGGAGATTACAGCGAAGGCCCGCGTGCGCGAGCTCGATCCGCTCGCCGACCCGCAAACTCGTTCGCATCGTGTTCTCTTGACCCTCGTCAACCCGGACCCCGCTTTTCGGTTGGGCTCCACGATAACCGTGACAGCGGACCACGCAACACCTCCGAAAATTCTCGTGCCAGCCGCCGCAGTGCTACGTCGTGGCGTCGAGCAATACGTATGGGTGCTTTCTGCGGACGGTCGCAGCGTCGCATCACGAACCGTCCGCGTCGCGAGCAGTCAAGACGAAATGGCTACAGTTAGCTCCGGACTCGAGGCCGGCGACAAAGTGGTCATCGTAGGCGTGCACAGCCTCCACTCCGGCGAAGCAGTCGCCGGCGAGGCCGCCCGGCCGAATCGGGGAGCATCGCTATGA
- a CDS encoding alpha/beta fold hydrolase: protein MVSQNAFDYTLRWWPDQKPEFLSLTPGGPKVRYLRAGQGPALVLLHSIRTQLDLFQRVIPKLTDHFTVYAFDYPGFGWSEIVPGADYREPAMREHVVNFIERLDLRDVTLAGESMGATLALTTAAVLGDRVKQVVAFNPYDYFPGVERANLLASFIIKNVRAPLIGPIFATMESRASLAGILKGGFHDPRSLPPDFIDELVKGGKRPGYSNVARAVYKGLASYVAARSYYARIDVPVTLVYGYHDWSRPAEREANRAQIKHAKMIVLKDARHIVSLERPEEFARILIETLSTARSAA, encoded by the coding sequence ATGGTTAGTCAAAATGCGTTCGACTATACGCTCCGCTGGTGGCCTGATCAGAAACCGGAGTTTCTGTCGTTAACCCCCGGCGGTCCAAAGGTCCGCTATTTGCGGGCCGGCCAAGGCCCGGCGCTGGTCCTGCTGCATTCAATCCGTACCCAGCTAGACTTGTTTCAACGGGTGATCCCAAAGCTCACCGATCACTTCACCGTATACGCGTTCGACTATCCGGGATTTGGCTGGTCGGAAATCGTTCCGGGCGCCGACTATCGGGAACCGGCGATGCGAGAGCATGTCGTTAATTTCATCGAACGGCTCGACTTGCGCGACGTCACTCTGGCCGGCGAGTCGATGGGCGCCACATTGGCATTGACGACGGCAGCGGTGCTTGGGGATCGTGTGAAACAGGTCGTCGCGTTCAATCCTTATGACTATTTTCCAGGTGTCGAGCGGGCGAACTTACTTGCGTCCTTCATTATCAAAAACGTTCGCGCACCCCTCATCGGGCCGATTTTCGCCACCATGGAAAGCCGGGCCAGTCTCGCTGGTATCTTGAAGGGCGGTTTCCACGATCCGCGGAGCTTGCCGCCGGACTTCATCGACGAGTTGGTGAAAGGCGGGAAACGGCCGGGCTACTCAAACGTTGCGCGTGCTGTCTATAAAGGCCTTGCGAGCTACGTCGCGGCGAGATCGTATTACGCTCGGATCGATGTCCCGGTGACCCTGGTCTATGGCTATCATGATTGGTCGCGCCCGGCCGAACGCGAAGCGAACCGGGCTCAGATTAAGCATGCGAAGATGATTGTCCTCAAGGACGCCAGACACATTGTTTCGTTGGAGAGGCCGGAAGAATTCGCCCGAATTCTTATTGAGACCCTATCAACAGCCCGCTCCGCCGCTTGA
- a CDS encoding LysR family transcriptional regulator, producing the protein MDWDLCRTFVAVAETRSFAAAARQLRSSHPTVGRKVTELENQLGIPLFARSNDGLSLTSQGRKFREHVEAMAAAALRAEAAVSATGAQARGVVKLSIGSTLASHWLMPRLGPFLRAHDHIQIEIITHPFPASVRRREADVVLRPVDSGEENLIGRRIGRLGTGFYASRSYAARRPLPERRDEWKGHSVIGFADRASNERLARWSDFITRQGSVVLRCSSQGDMLAAARAGLGISALSCFVAAADPDLVRVAPQKLVNVADLWLLAHPDLVDLPVVRAVIDFVTACAREDRVTLRG; encoded by the coding sequence ATGGACTGGGACCTCTGCAGGACCTTCGTCGCGGTAGCGGAAACCCGCAGCTTTGCCGCAGCGGCGCGCCAGCTCCGCTCCAGCCATCCGACGGTCGGCCGCAAGGTCACTGAGCTGGAAAACCAGCTCGGCATCCCCTTGTTCGCGCGCTCCAACGACGGGCTGTCGCTGACCTCGCAGGGGCGCAAGTTTCGCGAGCATGTCGAGGCGATGGCGGCCGCCGCGTTGCGCGCCGAGGCCGCGGTGTCGGCGACCGGCGCGCAGGCCCGCGGCGTCGTCAAACTGTCGATCGGGTCGACGCTGGCCTCGCACTGGCTGATGCCGCGGCTCGGACCGTTCCTGCGCGCGCACGACCATATCCAGATCGAAATCATAACCCATCCGTTTCCGGCCAGCGTGCGCCGCCGTGAGGCCGACGTCGTGCTGCGCCCGGTCGACAGCGGTGAGGAGAACCTGATCGGCCGCAGGATCGGCCGCCTCGGCACCGGCTTCTATGCCTCGCGCAGCTATGCGGCGAGGCGGCCGCTCCCCGAACGGCGCGACGAGTGGAAGGGCCACAGCGTCATCGGCTTTGCCGACCGGGCTTCGAACGAGAGGCTGGCACGCTGGAGCGATTTCATCACGCGGCAGGGATCGGTGGTGCTGCGCTGTTCGTCGCAGGGCGACATGCTGGCCGCCGCGCGGGCCGGCCTCGGGATTTCAGCGCTGTCCTGCTTCGTCGCCGCCGCCGATCCCGATCTGGTGCGCGTCGCGCCGCAAAAGCTCGTCAACGTGGCGGACCTCTGGCTCCTGGCCCATCCGGACCTCGTCGATCTCCCCGTGGTGCGCGCGGTGATCGACTTCGTCACCGCTTGTGCGCGCGAGGACCGGGTGACTTTGCGGGGGTGA
- a CDS encoding NAD(P)H-dependent flavin oxidoreductase: MPLPASLVNTLELPVVGSPLFIVSGPELVIAQCKAGIVGSFPALNARPVEKLGEWLNRIENELGEYQALHPEKKVAPYAVNQICHASNDRLMKDMEICVKHQVPIIITSLRPPQEIVEAAHSYGGAVFHDVISVKHARKAAEQGVDGLILVCAGAGGHAGTLSPFALVREVKQWFKGTILLSGAISDGWSVASALALGADLAYVGTRFIATAEANADQAYKTALIEHAAHDIVYSNLFTGVHGNYLGPSIVAAGLDPDNLPVADKSKMNFGSGGNMKVKAWRDIWGSGQGIGQIADAPPVSELVERLKAEFTDASGEFLKRARA; the protein is encoded by the coding sequence ATGCCATTGCCCGCCTCGCTTGTGAATACGCTCGAACTGCCGGTGGTCGGATCGCCGTTGTTCATCGTCTCCGGGCCCGAGCTCGTGATCGCCCAGTGCAAGGCCGGCATCGTCGGCTCGTTCCCGGCGCTGAACGCGCGCCCGGTCGAGAAGCTCGGCGAATGGCTGAACCGGATCGAGAACGAACTCGGCGAATACCAGGCGCTGCACCCGGAGAAGAAGGTCGCGCCCTATGCAGTCAACCAGATCTGCCACGCCTCCAACGACCGGCTGATGAAGGACATGGAGATCTGCGTGAAGCACCAGGTTCCGATCATCATCACCTCGCTGCGCCCGCCGCAGGAAATCGTCGAGGCCGCGCATTCATATGGTGGCGCGGTGTTCCACGACGTCATCAGCGTCAAGCACGCGCGCAAGGCCGCCGAACAGGGCGTCGACGGACTCATTCTGGTTTGCGCCGGAGCCGGCGGCCACGCCGGCACGCTGTCGCCGTTCGCGCTGGTGCGTGAGGTCAAGCAATGGTTCAAGGGCACCATCCTGCTGTCGGGCGCGATCTCCGACGGCTGGAGCGTGGCCTCGGCACTCGCGCTCGGCGCCGACCTCGCCTATGTCGGAACCCGCTTCATCGCGACCGCGGAAGCTAACGCCGATCAGGCCTACAAGACCGCGCTGATCGAACACGCCGCACACGACATCGTCTATTCCAACCTGTTCACCGGCGTGCACGGCAATTATCTCGGGCCTTCGATCGTGGCCGCGGGCCTCGATCCCGACAACCTGCCGGTCGCTGACAAGTCGAAGATGAACTTCGGCTCCGGCGGCAACATGAAGGTCAAGGCGTGGCGTGACATCTGGGGCTCGGGTCAGGGCATCGGCCAGATCGCGGACGCGCCGCCGGTTTCCGAACTGGTCGAGCGCCTGAAGGCCGAATTTACCGACGCCAGCGGCGAATTTCTGAAGCGGGCGCGCGCTTAA
- a CDS encoding type 1 glutamine amidotransferase domain-containing protein — MSCVLLPIPSRDFDPTEVAVSWEILTQHGHRVVFATPDGKPGACDPIMLSGIGLDPWSGIPVLRNIRVLGLLLSANADARNAYTEMLRDPAFKSPMRWDRIESKDFDALLLGGGHRARGMREYLESTVLQRITAEFFADDKPVAAICHGVLLAARSKRVDGRSVLYGRKTTALPWALERKGSALAHVGRFWDRNYYRTYTEATGQPAGYMSVQQEVTRALASSADFIDVPESNPEFKRKTSGTARDTVTNDRPAWVVRDENYVSARWPGDTHSFARTFAEVLEAKAS; from the coding sequence ATGAGCTGCGTTCTACTCCCGATCCCCAGCCGCGATTTCGACCCCACGGAAGTCGCGGTGAGCTGGGAAATACTGACCCAGCACGGTCATCGGGTCGTTTTCGCGACGCCCGACGGCAAGCCGGGCGCCTGCGACCCGATCATGCTCTCCGGTATCGGACTAGACCCCTGGAGCGGCATCCCGGTGCTCCGCAATATCCGTGTCCTGGGCCTCCTGCTGAGCGCCAATGCCGACGCCCGGAATGCCTATACCGAGATGCTGCGCGATCCAGCCTTCAAGAGCCCGATGCGCTGGGACCGGATCGAATCAAAGGACTTCGACGCTCTGCTGCTCGGCGGTGGGCATCGGGCGCGTGGCATGCGTGAATATCTCGAAAGCACTGTTCTTCAGCGGATCACCGCCGAGTTCTTCGCGGACGACAAGCCGGTGGCCGCGATCTGTCATGGCGTGCTGCTGGCCGCCCGCAGCAAGCGGGTCGATGGCCGGTCCGTGCTGTACGGAAGAAAAACCACGGCGCTGCCTTGGGCGCTGGAGCGCAAGGGCAGTGCTCTCGCTCATGTCGGGCGTTTCTGGGACCGCAACTATTATCGCACCTACACGGAGGCGACGGGGCAACCCGCGGGATACATGTCCGTGCAGCAGGAGGTCACGCGCGCACTCGCCAGCTCTGCGGATTTCATCGACGTTCCCGAGAGCAACCCCGAGTTCAAGCGCAAGACGAGCGGCACGGCGCGCGACACGGTGACGAATGATCGCCCCGCCTGGGTGGTGCGGGATGAGAATTACGTTTCGGCGCGTTGGCCCGGCGACACCCATAGCTTTGCCCGCACATTCGCCGAAGTGCTCGAGGCGAAGGCATCGTGA
- a CDS encoding ABC transporter substrate-binding protein: MKISRHIVTVAFALLAGAAAHAEDKGEIRIGQTLPYSGPVSGFGIIGRAQEAYFEKVNAEGGINGRKIKFISLDDAYSPPKTVEQTRKLVEQDEVLMMFGSLGTATNSAVHRYLNSKKVPQLFVLSGATKWADPKHFPWTMPGMAAYQSEGVVYAKHILQTKPDAKIAILSQNDDFGRDYVAGFKRALGDKAATMIVAEASYETSAPTINSQLATLKASGANVVFGVVLGKFTSQMIKGAAEINWKPDLFFVPTSASSISFLEPAGLENAVGLISSSNLKDPMDMQWADDAGVKAYFVFMKQYLPNADLNNSNYAAGYHYASLLMKVLTACKDDFSRDNIMKQAASLHEVPLPLLLPGMTVSTDADDYLPFQQLRLRRFDGKSWVGFGDILDDR, encoded by the coding sequence ATGAAAATCTCACGGCATATAGTGACGGTCGCATTCGCCTTGCTGGCGGGTGCCGCAGCACACGCCGAGGACAAGGGCGAAATCCGCATCGGCCAGACGCTGCCCTATAGCGGTCCGGTGTCGGGCTTCGGCATCATCGGGCGGGCGCAGGAAGCCTATTTCGAGAAGGTCAACGCCGAAGGCGGCATCAACGGCCGCAAGATCAAGTTCATCAGCCTCGATGACGCCTACTCGCCGCCCAAGACGGTCGAGCAGACTCGCAAACTGGTCGAACAGGATGAAGTGCTGATGATGTTCGGTTCGCTGGGGACCGCGACCAATAGCGCCGTGCATCGCTATCTCAACAGCAAGAAGGTGCCGCAACTGTTCGTCCTGAGCGGCGCTACCAAATGGGCCGACCCGAAGCACTTTCCGTGGACCATGCCGGGCATGGCGGCCTACCAGTCCGAGGGCGTGGTCTATGCCAAGCATATCCTGCAGACCAAGCCCGACGCCAAAATCGCAATTCTCTCGCAGAACGACGATTTTGGCCGCGACTATGTCGCCGGCTTCAAGCGCGCGCTCGGCGACAAGGCAGCGACCATGATCGTGGCGGAAGCAAGCTACGAGACCAGCGCGCCGACCATCAATTCGCAGCTCGCCACGCTGAAGGCCTCCGGCGCCAACGTGGTGTTCGGCGTCGTGCTCGGAAAGTTCACCTCGCAGATGATCAAGGGCGCAGCCGAGATCAACTGGAAGCCCGACCTGTTCTTCGTGCCGACCTCGGCGTCGTCAATCTCGTTCCTGGAGCCCGCCGGCCTCGAAAACGCCGTCGGCCTGATCTCGTCGAGCAACCTGAAGGACCCGATGGACATGCAATGGGCTGACGATGCCGGCGTCAAGGCGTACTTCGTCTTCATGAAGCAGTATCTGCCGAACGCCGACCTCAACAATTCGAACTACGCCGCTGGCTACCACTATGCCAGCCTGCTGATGAAGGTGCTGACGGCGTGCAAGGACGACTTCAGCCGCGACAACATCATGAAACAGGCGGCGTCGCTGCACGAGGTGCCGCTGCCGCTGCTGCTGCCGGGCATGACGGTGTCGACCGATGCCGACGACTATCTGCCGTTCCAGCAACTGCGGCTGCGCCGCTTCGACGGCAAGAGCTGGGTCGGATTCGGCGATATTCTGGACGACCGCTGA
- a CDS encoding quinone oxidoreductase family protein — MKTAVVRIHRHGGPEVLQYEEVDLHEPGPGEVLMRQTAIGLNFSDIYQREGEAGPHESQPMPIVLGGQGAGVVETVGPGVANFKPGDMVAYIYSGAYAERRTVPAARLLHLPAGISDKVAAATLLRGLTAEYLVRRLYRVKAGDTILVHAAAGGMGLILGQWASALGARVIGTVGADAKISVAKEHGCSEVIVYTREDFVSRVMELTDGAGVEVVYDGVGKAAFLQSLDCVRPMGMVISYGTASGNVGMFDLQALHAKSIIVARPTLRTWIAKPSDYEASAAAFFDAIKSGKVRAEVSRSYTLRDIRRAHEELQSRMTVGPAIIVP, encoded by the coding sequence ATGAAGACTGCAGTCGTTCGCATTCACCGCCACGGCGGCCCAGAAGTGTTACAATATGAAGAAGTCGATCTGCATGAACCCGGCCCCGGGGAAGTGTTGATGCGGCAAACAGCGATAGGGTTGAATTTTTCGGATATTTATCAACGCGAAGGCGAGGCGGGGCCGCACGAGTCTCAACCAATGCCGATCGTGCTAGGCGGGCAGGGTGCCGGCGTTGTCGAAACGGTCGGTCCGGGCGTCGCTAACTTCAAGCCCGGGGATATGGTTGCCTATATTTATTCTGGCGCCTATGCGGAACGGCGCACCGTTCCGGCTGCGCGATTGCTGCATTTACCGGCGGGCATATCCGACAAGGTCGCTGCCGCCACACTGCTGCGTGGGCTCACGGCCGAATATCTCGTGCGTCGGCTCTATAGGGTAAAGGCCGGCGACACCATCCTCGTGCACGCCGCAGCCGGCGGCATGGGATTGATCTTGGGGCAGTGGGCGAGCGCTCTGGGTGCGCGGGTTATAGGAACTGTGGGTGCCGACGCCAAAATCAGTGTCGCAAAGGAACACGGCTGCAGTGAGGTGATCGTCTACACCCGTGAAGATTTTGTCAGCCGCGTCATGGAATTGACCGATGGAGCGGGCGTCGAGGTCGTCTATGACGGCGTCGGCAAGGCAGCCTTTCTCCAGTCCCTGGACTGCGTACGTCCGATGGGAATGGTGATCAGCTACGGCACCGCGTCCGGCAATGTCGGAATGTTCGATCTGCAGGCCCTTCACGCAAAGTCAATTATAGTTGCGCGGCCGACTTTGCGGACTTGGATCGCGAAGCCATCGGACTACGAGGCGTCGGCAGCAGCGTTCTTTGACGCAATAAAGTCCGGCAAAGTGCGTGCCGAAGTGAGCCGGAGCTATACCTTGCGCGACATACGTCGGGCTCACGAAGAACTGCAGAGCCGGATGACCGTCGGTCCGGCCATCATTGTTCCCTGA